In the genome of Nitrospirota bacterium, the window GGACTTCATCCGGCCGGCCAACAGTCTTGTTTGATCGACTCTATTGTGAACTGATCGTTTATTGAACGACGCCCACGATGCGTAAGATACCGTGAGCCGGCTGATAGAAACGGCCTAAAACCTCGTCTTCCCACAGACTTGGACGCGATCGAGTCTAGCAAAGCGTCCCGAAGATTGTCAATCGCTAAAGTCCCCCCTTCGAGGGCTTCACGCAAGCGTAGCTGGACCGTATAACATGTCGGATATTAATGCAACTTGGCAGAAGACCCACCTGAGACGAAAGAAGGCCTAGAGGCCCTTTTCGCGCTAGGCCATTTGGGCTAAACCAGGGGCAAAAAGACCGTAAAAAATTCAAAAAACCAGGTAAAATCCCCCACTTTGGCTTGACGCTCCAGGCAGCCATTCCCTATAATGACGAGACTTTGCAGGCTGGGCCTGCGTTTGGCCATCTACTCATCATGTCATGCGGGAAGAAGAGTGGTCGGTTCCTGAGCACTGCACCCTGACTCGATAAGGCCGGTCGGCATGGCTCGTACGTTGGGCGTCAAGCCGCTCACAGTCGAAAGCCTCGACAGGATCAAACGCACCGCGTCTGATCTTGTCCGCCAAGCCAGCAAGAGCCTGCGACACTGTCATTACGCAGACCTGCGCATCGAACTCGTCGAAATCAAATCCGCCCGATCAGAGAACGGATCCGGAAAATCCGCGTCCGACGACTATACCTTCGGCTTCGGCATCCGGGTCCTGGCCGGCGATCCCCTGCCGGCCCCTGGCTATTTCGGCCACCGCCTGGGGAGCGCAGACCTGCCCAAATTGGCCCCCCTCATCAAAACCGGACTGCGCCAGGCCTATGAACGGGCCATGGCCAATGCACGCTACAAGGCCGAGATGCGCAAGTGTTTCAAGGAGTTGGGCGACAGCCTCGCCGGCTTGCCCCTGGCGCCGATCGAAACCCACCAGGATACCGTCAAGGCCGAGTATGGGATCGACCCCCGCTCCGTCCCCCTGGCCGAGGTCGCCCGGTACACAACCGAGGTGTCTCGGGCCGTGAAAGGCCTGGGCCAGCGCATCCGGTTCAATGCCATTGCGACCAGCACGAGCTTCAGCCGAGAACTCTTCGCCAGCTCGGAAGGAACCCTGATCGACCAGTCCTTCGCCACCACGTTGGGCTTCTGCTCCGTGGTCGCGGAAAACGACCAGGCGGAACAGTCCCTCTACGACTACATCGGCCACCAGCGCGGCTGGGAAGTGGTCACGGAAGGGACCAGGACCGAGTTGATCCGCCACTTGGATCTGCTCACGTTCTCGACCAGCTTGGCCCATGACTGCCTCAAGCTGATCGATGCGCCGCCGCTCAAAGCAACGGACAAGGACGTGGTGGTGGTCACGGACCCGCACTACAACACGCTGAAGGCCCATGAAATCATCGGGCACCCGACCGAGCTGGACCGGGCTCTCAAGATGGAAACGGCCTATGCCGGACGCAGTTGGTTGCTGCGGTCGCTGAAAGAGACCCAGCTCGGCAAGCCGGTGGCCTCTCCGTTCGTCACCGCCTATTCCGATCCAAGCCTGCCGGGGCTCGGCCATTACGCCTATGACCATGAAGGCACGCCGGCGCACAAAGTCATGCACATCGAGAAGGGGGTGTTCAAAGGATTCATGAACAGCCGCCAGACCGCGGCCATCCTGGGCGTGGAGCCCAACGGTTCATACAAAGCCATCGAGGCCTCTCTAGTCCCGTTGATTCGAATGTCCAACACGGTCTTCGGCGCCGGCTCGCAGGACCCCCAGAAGATCATCGGCGAGGTGGATCGCGGTTACTACCTGGTGGGACACCGGACCCCGTCCATCGCCGAGTCCCGCGAAAACTTCAGCATCTCGGCCCAAAAGGTGTACGAGATTCGGAACGGACAAATCGGCCAACTCTATCGCGGCGGAGGCATGACCGCCGATACCAAAGACTATTTGATGAAGGTGGATGCGGTTGGAAAGGACTTCCGCCTCTTCCCCATCCCCAATTGCGGCAAGGGCCAGCCCATGCAGACAAAGCGGCTCGGCAACGGAGCCCCGACCATGCGCAGCCGTGCCCGCCTGACCGGCCTATGATCTCTCTCGCCACATTGAAAAGCGCCGTCCAGCGTGCGCTCCGACAGGCCGCCCAGGCCAAGGATGTCCAGGAAGCAGAGGTCTATGCTTCCAGCACGGGGCATCTGCTCTGCCGGCTGAATTACACCTCTGCCATCCCCTGCAACGGCGTCGAAGAACCGAAATCGTCCGAGGCCTTCGGCCTCGGCATCCGGGCGGTCTTCTCCGGAACGGACGGCCCGCGTATCGGCTTCGGCAGCGAGGCCAGAGACCTCTCGCCGACCGGCATCAAACGGGCGCTGGAGAAGGCCAGGCAGAATGCCGTGCCCGACCCGGAATTCATGTCCTTTCCGGCTCCGCCACAGGCCCGGTCTCCGAAGCTTGCCCCCTCCCATGACCGCGCGATCATGGACCTCAAAGACGGCACGCTGGTAGAAGCCGGGTGGAAAGTTCTCCAGGAAGCGCTGAAGACCTTCGCATCTTCGGAGCCGCTCGCCAAACTGGCCGGCTCCAAGGAGAAGCTGGCCAACCTGGGCCTCATCGTGGGCGGCGACGTCAGTCTCTTCCGGCAACGCATCGCCATCGGCTCCACCCGGATGCCCAAGGTCCAGACCGACGAATCCACCTATATCACTTCGTCCGTCACCTCCATGGTGGAACGGAAAGCCGCTAAGGGCAGCGGCTATGCGGCGGCTACCCATCTGGCTAAGTTCAAAGGAGAGGCGGGCGCCGACGCGGCCCGCAATGCCATCCTCGGCGCGGGCGGGCAGCGTCTGCCCAGCGGCACCTACAACGTGGTCCTGGGCCCGCAGCCGGTGGCAGACCTCATGACGAATCTCCTCCTCCCCAGCTTGAGCGCCGACGCCTTTTACAGTTGCAAGTCGGCCTTCCTCGGGGAAGTGGGCCGCCCCGTGGCTGCCGATCTCCTGACCATCTACGACCATGGAGCCGCCAAGGGCTTTGTCGGCACCAAACGCCTCACCTGCGAAGGCCTGCCGACCGGCCGGACCAACCTGATTCAGGCCGGCGTCCTGCAAGGCCTGCTCTCGAACCACTATGAAACCCAGCGGCTCCTGAAGGACCCGCGCGCGCGGGAGAAGCTGGGCCTGAACCCGCAGGAACACCAGGAGGTACTGATTCCGCGCAACGGCTTCCGCCTCTCCAACAGCGGCGGACGGCAGTTCGATGCGCTGCCTTCGATCGCCGCGACCAACCTGTTCATCGAAGGCTCCGCACCCCACAGCAGAGAGAGCCTGCTGGCGTCGGTCGGCACCGGAGTCTACATCGGCCGCATCTGGTACACCTATGCGATGAACGGGCTCCGGGCCGGGGACTTTACCTGCACCGTCGTGGGCGATTCCTTCCTGATTCAAGACGGACGCCTGACCGCTCCTTTGCGCGGCAATACCATTCGCATCACGGGCAACATCCGGTCCCTCCTGCGGCAAGTGACCGGCGTCACCAAGCAGGCCCAGCCGATCATCGGCTGGTCGGCCGATGAAGTCATCTACGCCCCCGAGATCGCCGTCCGCGGCCTCCACCTCGCCGAGATTGCCCAATTCATGGAATCCGTGTAAAATCAGCCTTTCTTATTCATTCGATGTCCATGAGCAACCAGAACTAACCCCATGCCATCGCGCGTCATCATTCCCGGCGAAGAGGACGGAGCCAACCACGTGGGCGGGGTGCACAATCGCCCCCCGATCCCGATCGTCCCGGACGGAGCCCCAAAGGCGGAGTGTCCCAAGTTCATGAGCCACGGACCTTGCGGCGGGGTGCGCAAAGGCGGCTTCTGCGAGGTCTACCCGGAGATGATGTGTCCCTGGGTCACTCTGTACTTTCAACTGGAGAAAATCGGCCAGGTTGAGTGGATGACACGCGTGTGAACGCCGTGAAGCGTTCCTCGTAAAGCGTGAAGCGTCCAAACTCCAAAACGAGATACGCTTCACGAGATCTGAACGACGACGCGGCGAGGAGTTGTGAGTGAAACGTAAGGCGAACAAGACACGGCTAGGCTATGACGAGCGGCACGCCAGGAGCGGCGTATCGGCCAAACTCCCCGAGATCGAGACCTGGCCCAACCAATATAAGGGCTATGAGATCACGATCGAGATTCCGGAATATACGGCCATCTGCCCGAAGACCGGCCTGCCGGACTTCGGAACGATCCGTCTGCGCTACATGCCGGACAAGGCCTGCCTGGAACTGAAATCGCTGAAGATGTACATCCATGCCTACCGGAACCTCGGCATCTTCTACGAGAACGCCGTCAACCGCATTCTCCAGGACGTGGTCGCCTCCTGCCGGCCGGTCTGGGCCGTCGTCACCGGCGAGTTCACCGCCCGCGGCGGGCTCCACAGCCGGATCGAAGCAAAGTATCCCTGATTCCACCCCCTTGTTTTCGCCCAACGCCCAGCGCCTTTATGCCGCTTCCACGGTAAAATGACGACATGGCAATCTACGCGATCGGAGACGTGCAGGGCTGTTTCTCCGCGCTGGAGCGTCTCGTCGAGCAGATCCGGTTCGATCCGGCCCGCGACCGACTCTGGTTCGTCGGCGATTTAGTCAACCGGGGGCCCGATTCGCTCTCGGTCCTGCGCTACATCAAGAGACTCGGCCCGGCGGCGGTCGCAGTGCTGGGCAATCACGATCTGCACCTGCTGGCCATCGCGGCCGGCATCACCAAACTGGGTCGCAAAGACACGGTCCAAGACGTGTTGCAGGCGCCGGATCGTGACGAGTTGATGATCTGGCTCCGTCATCAGCCGCTGGTCCACGTCGCCGACGGCCATATCCTGTTGCATGCGGGGCTCTTGCCCCAATGGACAATCGCCCAAACCCAGCAGCTCGCACGGGAGGTTGAAGCCGTGCTTCGTTCGCCTCGCTATCCTGAATTCCTGGGTTACTTGTATGAAGTGGGCTACAGGGAGAACAGCGGTCCGCGCCGCTGGACCGACAGCCTGGCCGGCCGCGAGCGCCTCGGGGTCATCGCCAATGCCTTGACCAAGCTGCGGGTCTGTTCCGCGGAAGGAGACATGGGGCTCTCGTACAAAGGCGCCCCGCAAGCTGCGCCAACGGGACTCATCCCCTGGTTTCACGTCCCGGACCGGAAAAGCACCGAGGCCACCGTCGTCTGCGGCCACTGGGCCGCCCTGGGACTGCACATCCAGGACAACCTGCTCGTGCTGGACAGCGGCTACGTTTGGGGACAACAGTTGACGGCAGTCCGGCTCGAGGATCGGCAAGTCTTTCAGGTCCACAACGGGGGGCCGGCGTGATCGAACCGCAACCGCCCAATCCCTTATCGGCCAAGCCAAACGGCCGGTCCTAATCCGGTTGATCGGGCTAGTCGAGCTGCGGGAATGACGTCGCAATCCAGTCCTTCGCAAACCGTGTATGAGTTCGTTCGACGGTCAAGAATTAGAGGCGCTATCGGTCCTTCGGCCAGTAGGTGCGTGAAAACTCCCGGAGCACTCCGTCCGGGGAAAACGTCAGTGTTTTTCGCCAACCCTGCGCGCCGCCGTAGGCCTTCTGCTCCCAGATGATGGTCTCCCCGCCGTTCGCCAGCTCCTCGCGCCTGGCCGACCGTCCCCATTCGCGGTAGTAATAGTCCTTCGTCTTGACACCGATCTCCTGCTGCATCTGCGCATCAATCGCCTGCCACCGCTGCTCCATGGTCTGGTAACAGCCGGCAGTCATGAGCACGATTACGACCAAAAGCATCCATGCATATTTCATAGACGGCTCTCCCGCAAGATCGTCTAATTCACTAACGCCTGAACCGGCGACGGAGTGCCAGCAAAAGCAGCGCCACTTGAGCGGGAATCAGGACCCGTTCAAGAATTTCAAGAAACCACGCAACCCCATTTCCTGCAATCGCATGGGTTTCACCCTTGAACGTCGCCACCTCGACCGCATGAACGAGGCCAATAGGCTCCAAGACAGTTTGCTTAGGCCTCGGTGTCAGCCCCACAAGCGAATAGAGAAGTCCGAATACCACCACCATGAGCGCCAATACTACCAAGGCTTGCCAATAGTTACTGCCATAATTACTGGCCCATCGATAGAGGTTAACGGCTACGCGAACAAAGATCGGCTGAGCTGGATCGAGCCGTTTCATTTCCATGACGCCGATCGAAAAATCTTCAGCTGAGTCATACTCACGCACTTTCTCGAAGTTATCAACGAGCTTCCGATACCCAACTGCTACCAGCTCATATCGTGTTGGAGGTTTACCCATAGCTTGCTTAAAGAATTTTTCCGTCTCTGATTCCTCATTTTTAAGCGGCGAAACGATATCGAGTTCGTCTTGCAACACTTTTCGCCCATGCCACCGATGCCAATTAACATCTACAAACCGTACTGCCTCCATGTTGCAATTAACGAAGCGTGCCCGAAGCCCTCCCTGGATATCTCTATTAACCTGATAAAAACTCACATGAGATGGCTTTTCATATCTCGCTCCAGAAAAGTCAGCAATGACATGTGGAACGTTTGCACCGTCCGCCGCGGGCTCGCCAGTTGACGCAAAAACAGCTGAAGCGAAATTGGCGCCTTCCCTAAAAGTAGCCCCCTTGAAATTGCCGCAGAAGGCAAATCGGGCACCACTAAAATCCACATTACTCTCAAATGTCGCCATGGAGAAATTTGCTTCCTTCGAGAAATTCGATTGAGCAAAACTTGCATTCCCCTTGAAATTTACCGCTGGCCACCAACCCTCCCCCCTACACACCACTTGCCTGAAGTTCGCTTCCCCTGAAAATTGTGCGCTATCAAATCGAACATCCTCGGCGAATACTGCCGTCTGGAAATCAACGGAGTTTTCAAACAAGGTGTCCGTGAAATCTGCGCCGTGCGCAAACCACATAGAAGAAAAGTGCGCGCCGCACAAGAATCGTGCTGAGCGAAATATGGTCTTGCGCTCAAAGCTCATACGGCCAAAGTGATAATCGAGGAAGACAAACCAGGAGAAATCAAATGTCTCCGCCCGACGACTGTGTATGGACTCACCTGCCAATATCTCGACAATTTCTTGATGAAATCGGCTGAAATCTTTCTCTGGATCACTGGAGTGCATGATACAGACGGGGCGATCATTTAGTTTGCTCTCATACGAATGGACTTCCCTCCCGCAAGGTTCATTATTTGACATCAAAATTGTGCAGACGAGCGATTTCGAAGGCGTAAGCATAGCTTCAGACCTCAAGGGTGCTTTGGAAAGCTTCCTCGCCAGAGATTCTAGTTACGAGCTGTCGAGGGTGCAACCCCTATATGGCACATCACAACAATGAGCCCTGAACTGAGCTTACCAGCGGAATGGATGGACCTGTGTCGCGAATCGCACTAAAACTAATTTTGCAATTCAAGGGGACAGGCAAGCGACCTAGCCCACCTCCTCATTTTGATAGTTGCTGATGAAACGGATGCGAGTTGAGGCGCGGGGCGGGGCGGAAAGCTCCGAGCGGGGACAAGTCGCTTAAAGACTTGTCCCCGCCACCCTCTCTTTTTTCTTAGCCGTGGCGGGAACGGATGGGCAGGGAGGCGGAGGCACAGCGGGAACGAGGGTTCGAGTGGGAGAAAGGGTGCCGGGCGCCGTTCTGCTGATCCGATAAGGCGACCGGCCAACAGTGTGACACGAATAACGGTGAGGACTCAGCGCATGATGCCGACGCCGACGATGCCCACCGTTCGTCAGCCGCGGCCTCACCAACGCTTTCCTTTAGTAAAAAGGAGAAAGACGGGAAGAGGAGACTCAGTGGTAACTTTCCGAATCCGACGGAAACTTCCCCTGCTCGACTTCTTCTTTGTAACGGCGGAGGGCTTGTAAGGCGTCGGCCTTGAGGTGGGCATAGGGTTTCACGAACTTCGGCGTAAAGTCGTCGAAGAGGCCGAGCAGATCATAGAGGACCAGCACC includes:
- the queF gene encoding NADPH-dependent 7-cyano-7-deazaguanine reductase QueF; the protein is MKRKANKTRLGYDERHARSGVSAKLPEIETWPNQYKGYEITIEIPEYTAICPKTGLPDFGTIRLRYMPDKACLELKSLKMYIHAYRNLGIFYENAVNRILQDVVASCRPVWAVVTGEFTARGGLHSRIEAKYP
- a CDS encoding TldD/PmbA family protein — protein: MISLATLKSAVQRALRQAAQAKDVQEAEVYASSTGHLLCRLNYTSAIPCNGVEEPKSSEAFGLGIRAVFSGTDGPRIGFGSEARDLSPTGIKRALEKARQNAVPDPEFMSFPAPPQARSPKLAPSHDRAIMDLKDGTLVEAGWKVLQEALKTFASSEPLAKLAGSKEKLANLGLIVGGDVSLFRQRIAIGSTRMPKVQTDESTYITSSVTSMVERKAAKGSGYAAATHLAKFKGEAGADAARNAILGAGGQRLPSGTYNVVLGPQPVADLMTNLLLPSLSADAFYSCKSAFLGEVGRPVAADLLTIYDHGAAKGFVGTKRLTCEGLPTGRTNLIQAGVLQGLLSNHYETQRLLKDPRAREKLGLNPQEHQEVLIPRNGFRLSNSGGRQFDALPSIAATNLFIEGSAPHSRESLLASVGTGVYIGRIWYTYAMNGLRAGDFTCTVVGDSFLIQDGRLTAPLRGNTIRITGNIRSLLRQVTGVTKQAQPIIGWSADEVIYAPEIAVRGLHLAEIAQFMESV
- a CDS encoding pentapeptide repeat-containing protein, which encodes MLTPSKSLVCTILMSNNEPCGREVHSYESKLNDRPVCIMHSSDPEKDFSRFHQEIVEILAGESIHSRRAETFDFSWFVFLDYHFGRMSFERKTIFRSARFLCGAHFSSMWFAHGADFTDTLFENSVDFQTAVFAEDVRFDSAQFSGEANFRQVVCRGEGWWPAVNFKGNASFAQSNFSKEANFSMATFESNVDFSGARFAFCGNFKGATFREGANFASAVFASTGEPAADGANVPHVIADFSGARYEKPSHVSFYQVNRDIQGGLRARFVNCNMEAVRFVDVNWHRWHGRKVLQDELDIVSPLKNEESETEKFFKQAMGKPPTRYELVAVGYRKLVDNFEKVREYDSAEDFSIGVMEMKRLDPAQPIFVRVAVNLYRWASNYGSNYWQALVVLALMVVVFGLLYSLVGLTPRPKQTVLEPIGLVHAVEVATFKGETHAIAGNGVAWFLEILERVLIPAQVALLLLALRRRFRR
- a CDS encoding TldD/PmbA family protein; protein product: MGVKPLTVESLDRIKRTASDLVRQASKSLRHCHYADLRIELVEIKSARSENGSGKSASDDYTFGFGIRVLAGDPLPAPGYFGHRLGSADLPKLAPLIKTGLRQAYERAMANARYKAEMRKCFKELGDSLAGLPLAPIETHQDTVKAEYGIDPRSVPLAEVARYTTEVSRAVKGLGQRIRFNAIATSTSFSRELFASSEGTLIDQSFATTLGFCSVVAENDQAEQSLYDYIGHQRGWEVVTEGTRTELIRHLDLLTFSTSLAHDCLKLIDAPPLKATDKDVVVVTDPHYNTLKAHEIIGHPTELDRALKMETAYAGRSWLLRSLKETQLGKPVASPFVTAYSDPSLPGLGHYAYDHEGTPAHKVMHIEKGVFKGFMNSRQTAAILGVEPNGSYKAIEASLVPLIRMSNTVFGAGSQDPQKIIGEVDRGYYLVGHRTPSIAESRENFSISAQKVYEIRNGQIGQLYRGGGMTADTKDYLMKVDAVGKDFRLFPIPNCGKGQPMQTKRLGNGAPTMRSRARLTGL
- a CDS encoding symmetrical bis(5'-nucleosyl)-tetraphosphatase; this translates as MAIYAIGDVQGCFSALERLVEQIRFDPARDRLWFVGDLVNRGPDSLSVLRYIKRLGPAAVAVLGNHDLHLLAIAAGITKLGRKDTVQDVLQAPDRDELMIWLRHQPLVHVADGHILLHAGLLPQWTIAQTQQLAREVEAVLRSPRYPEFLGYLYEVGYRENSGPRRWTDSLAGRERLGVIANALTKLRVCSAEGDMGLSYKGAPQAAPTGLIPWFHVPDRKSTEATVVCGHWAALGLHIQDNLLVLDSGYVWGQQLTAVRLEDRQVFQVHNGGPA